In Lolium rigidum isolate FL_2022 chromosome 3, APGP_CSIRO_Lrig_0.1, whole genome shotgun sequence, the genomic window tagtatttctatttcgatgctgaaaccgaaagtggtaatgaacatgataatgataaagataatgataagattgatactcccgataaagaagaggttgaagaagaacctgaaaagcatgctaaaaataaaaaatatactaaagaagattttattactgagaaacatggtaatgaaagagaaccttgggtgcaaaagccaatgccttttcctgctaagaaactaaaatcaaaggaagaagaacgctataataaattttgtgattggatgaaacctttattcttgcaaatccctttgactcgatgctattaaattgcctccttattcaaagtatatgaaagatattgttactaacaaaaggaaaatccccaatgaggaaatttctactatgcttgctaattactctttcaatggcaaaattccaaagaagttgggcgacccggtatacctactattccttgttctattaagaataattatgttaaaactcgctctatgtgacttgggagccggtgttagtgttatgcctttttctctatacaagagactttacttagataagttgatacctactgatatatctttgcaaatggctgataaatctactgctattcccgttggtatatgtgagaatgttcctgttcaagttactactaactgcttgatattaactgattttgttgtgttggaaatgcctaaagatgataatatgtctattattcttgggagacattttcttaacaccgcaggggctgttattgattgcaacaaaggaaaggtcacattcaatgttgatgataaggaacacaccgtctatttccccaagaggattgaaaaagcgtgcggagttaatactatctctcatgtgagaactatcaaagtgggaaccatcgattgtcctatatatgagcctaaggaagaatatcaaactcttgttattggatccatatcaatacaattcaaggtaacatgattgatttgaggtttatttcttcatatgctatgtaaaatttatttggtggcaagacttgatcaaccttgttaacaaataccttttatatgcatagaggaggtaaacaacatctctttctttctccacttgctttagttgctctagcacttttaatttgcaaagtttcttaattgatttgagatttcaaaaattttcccggccagtaataataaacttaatacccgtaaaatgtgcatttttcaaagttttcaaaaattcgcgaaaattataccgttggtcctatttttcgacgaggcactgggagcaccaGTAGGATGACTCGTGGGGCACcgtagggcgccaaaccacaggccggcgcggcctgcaaggtggccgcgccaccatgtggtgtgggctcccctccgccccactttgccatctcttcctcccaagcaccttctctctcccgaaaaactcgtaccaagttcatctctctcgcgtttttgctccggagctccgcatttctcgatctctttgctcagcccgcatttcgtccgaaatttggcacatttgctcttcggtatgtgactcctccacccatccaagtagaatttcgtttggttgagtatatcttgaatattttgctgctgtaggtaacatgtttagtgagcttgcatgcttgttctaagtggtagaaactagttttgatgcatgattagtactctagcaagttcctatggtagtttcctcaattttatgtcaccaaatcaaacttttatattggttgttgaaatttcagaaaatggaatggaatagatatcacttgaaccagcaagaattggaagtccaacaagttatggtagtcaatcgtgaagagggagtatacccctcttactacccgtgcgcggatttcatgagaagcgcggggatatttgaagatgttcaaactctaatttctcgtgcagggctgagtgactttgttgaaggagagccaagacaacatgtaaaattaactatggattttgtgcaggacttcaagtttaattggtcgcgatctaaccccacggtccagtataaaatttacaataaaactatcaacttgccatttagtgctttttgtgcagcaattagaataccgcaatgggggtcgtgcgagaagataaggggatcgccgcaagaactctcggatctttacaagatgatttgcgatggaaggagtttctcaggtgaaaatggtaaaatcactagtattcagctcccggctatccgctactttgcttattttattactaaatgcgttctcgctaaaaggattggtagtaaactttctatcccggatttggcttttctagctgcagcactgcaaaatagtaggtcttataatttgggggcattaatagcttatagacttgctactaaccgtgagaaaggtggaatgtgtggaggcctcatcgcctcccgtttactagcttttcataatgtagaacctcatcattttgatattccgttccccatagaaagacttgacatagcctctatgattaaacatgaatttgtttcagattcctccaacttgggtaacctgtattataagataatattttataagaaagtttggagaataactaagaaaaccgagaaactagtaagattgcctgcgcctgttctgtctaaccttgattccaggggagattggtcggtcacagaaggtgcactggatgcacatatagagagaggaggccaacatgcaagagacgacatagaggtcgaggagcacctcgactcatcatccgatgcagcaagttcctcgcatcaacatggtggatatgcggagccgccacgcttttcttctgcgcagGAGTTTTACTATGACTATTCCATGGactacccaccggcgaggaacgaccctcgttggggttgaactccacttaggccaagagcctaagcttggggggaggtataccggcatcactcattctttgcatattatggttgctggatacttgcacatacttgctttgcttgtttgagtggttttccaatgagaggaagatgatatttggggaagtgctgcctgaaaacagattctgggctgttaccgtaaaaattcgtgtgcccagccagaacagtattttgagttgaaaatttttgtgcatgttccccaggttgttatctaactttcattagttgaacacttttcgaactgagcaacgtaagatttttgtaaaaatcgatttctgtactgctgtcaggttttggcagatttctgctatcTCGCttctctgtgtttcttttagtttgttatttcttgctttagctttgtttctttcccaaaacacaaaaagatcaaaaatatttctgttgtttctcttcatcatttgtttatcttggtttttgcatttgtttcactttatttgctattgctagtttgctataagaaaacccaaaaagattttgctttgtttgcttgtttccttttgttcttgttctcaaattcgaaaacaccaaaaatatttgctgttcttctttggtttgtaaagttcatcatgagttcaatggtcttcggtggctggagcgtggttttcattttatattatccaagctacacaagtgaaaaggcaataatgacgatctacgacaatctgattgtggtgagaggctggtatgaactctatttgttttcatttttgtacatatactcatccatgtgagcatgcttagttggttcatgtgaggtatatgttatttaagaaagtctagtagttcatgatctctcatgattagctccaacctattaatatgagtagcatgtcatggatgtttgcttgcattgttttattcataagtaagtatggcattgtggtatcctcctctgaataattcatttatatcaacttggcacatgctcacgcatgcatatgactgaacaaaaagtcaattaagcctcgatgatctatattgcttcagagttcttgtatcacttttatgcctcaattaatttattttgccgcaagcatgattatgacgatgctatcgctctcttgatttgtcgctccctagtctttttgctagccttcacttgtaccgagcgggaacgctgctcgtgcctccaaacacatgaaaaccaagttattccagagtgtccaccataaatacctatgcatggcatttcaaaccattccaagtaaattctcatgcgctacctttaaaaccttcaaaatgcttcttaatttgtgttaatgtttcatagctcatgaggaagtatgtggtgtttagctttcaaccttgtcatttacttttgacggactctcatatggaatagtggcacatccgcttatccaataattttgcaaaaagagctggcaatgggattcccaagtcccgaattaattaatttaaatagacactcctccatggtttgtgattgttggacggcacccgaaggattcggttagccatggcttgtgtaagcaaaggttggggggagtgtcatcatcataataaaactaaaataaaaaggcactccttcatggtatgagattgttggcgggcacccgaggattcggttagccatggtttgtgcaagaaaggttggaaggagtgccaaataaatatgcaataattcatgggagccgctcttgaaagtccggttggcgaggtagttggtgaacccattaccattcgttgacaacaacaaacacctctcaaaacaattttactcctgatttataaaaatgaaaagctctagcgcatgttaatccctgcttccctctgcgaagggtcaatcttttacttttatgttgtgtctccattatttctttgagcactttctcgagagcacaactgtcattcttagtataatatgcttgtctcaaaatatgattgattgtggtataactttgatgcttttatctttgacaatcactacttctagtctttctatgaactccagaggtgcccgggaatttatgttttgccaatcaaatacaggcaagcgagataccactttatcatactctcttatgaacattgcaatcctgcttatatacatgattcatgatgcttattattaattgttggtacctctccatgattgacatagctgttagatgatcttatttgcatgtgtctcattatgaactcgcttaagtattagccatatcatgagaatatatacatcatatgagcaaatgtgttcgtgaaagttcttttatcgctcgcttgttaatcgaattgcttgaggacaagcaataagctaagcttgggggagttgatacgtccaaaacgtatctactttcccgaacacttttgctattgtttggcctctaatttgtgtattttggatgcaactaacacggactaacgctgttttcagcagaaccgctccggtgtctcgtttttgtgcgtaaatccaactttcgggaaaaacctcggaatttatgcgaaggccctattttcccaggaaactaacggagccgaagggcaattgaagtggaggcccgagggccccacaccacctggtggcgcggcccggggggcccgcgcggccaggtggtgtggccccctcggccggcctccgacgcccccttcggactacttattcgcctcgacctaaaaacgcccggagagaagtcgaagtcgccgtaaaccctccgtaacgccgccacatcgcgaaactccgtcacgggagccgaagtctccgttcggcactccgccgggacggggaattggaggagatcatcaccgccatcaccgccaacgcctctccatcaaccagcaatgtttcccccatccatgtgtgagtaattcccccgccgtaggctgaaggggatggtagggattggatgagattggtcatgtaatagcataagattgttagggcatagtgcctagtgtccgtagatggtacttttatgatattgttgcaacttgttatgcttaatgcttgtcactagggcccgagtgccatgatctcagatccgaacatgttattgattcatgaagatattcgttgtttatgatcttactcgcaagttgtatacacatgtcgctgtccggaaccaatggccccgaagtgacagaatcgggacaaccggaggggatggtagtgatgtgaggatcacatgtgttcacggagtgttaatgctttgctccggtactctattaaaaggagtaccttaatatcccagtagtttcccttgaggccctgctgccaccggctggtaggacaaaagatgttgtgcaagtttctcattgcgagcacgtacgactataattggaacacatgcctattgattgattagtacttggacaccgttttattattatctgcaaatgccctgctatgattgttacatgagtttctctcatccatgcaacgcccgtcatccgtccccgtgcctacggtattttaatcccgctcgtttactaaaatcactaccgctgtctttgttactctgtcgctcgttatttcactacgctatcgctataaagctgttactaccgataaactcttgcgagcaagtccgtttccagtgcaaccGAATTgataactccgttgttaaggcttccaagtgttctttgtctccccttgtgtcgaatcaataaattgggtaatacttccctcgaagaccgttgcgatcccctatacttgtgggtcatcaagactattttccggcgccgttgccggggagcatagctttatttggaagttcacttggattaatattgttcgctgcaaattctccatcatgggtaaacctcgcgatactaagatcgccatattaccatccactacaagaaaaggtacaattctgagtacctccgctacacttgattcaccatccgtgattgataaacttgtttcaccgccacatgcttcgcatgcgggtacatctcgctcgaatctgaacactctcataatacgataatatttctgctgtgcttgatgatagtggttcattgggaacttttctagatgcttccattgctaggtctagacaaattgaaaatgctgaaattcctgatgttactacacctgttaattcacccgaacttgaatactctagtgatgatcttgatgaagattatgtggaacttgatgatgattttattgaaaaatgccatgctactaccgatgcaagaaaaattaaaaagttgcttgcagaacatactgttagatataaactgtctcctgatcctaaatttgccacatctcctataaacattagggataaagattatgatttttctcttgatctatctcatatagctattgttgaggtgGTTCAGCAGCCGTCAGGAGGACTTGTTCTGACTCAACGCAAATATGCGTTTGAACTATTGCAACGGGCAGGCATGCTCAAATGTCAGCCAGCAACCACGCCTATGTCAGCAAGTGATCCTCTGAGTTCATCGTCCGGTGTTTCATCTGTTGTCCGATGAAGCTACTCGGTATCGCAGAGCATTGTGGGCGGGTTACGGTATCTCACAATTACTCGACCGGATTTATCTTATGCGGTTAATCGGGTTTGTTAATTCCTTCATGATCCGCATGATTCTCACTGGGCTGCTGTCAAACGGATCTTAAGGTATATCAAGCTGACTGGTCATCATGGGTTGCACATTCGTCCCGCGACGTATATGTTGCTTTACGCTTTTCGGACGCCGATTGGGTCTGGTGATTCGATGATCGGCGATCAACCGGGGCTATGCTCTCTTCTTTGGTGGGAACTTGATCGCCCGGAGTGCGCGAAAGCAAGCCACCGTGTCCGGGTCCAGAGATCGAATCGAGTACAAAGCCCTTGCCAACGCCACGGCCGAGTTGATATGGATTCGATCCGTTCTCCAGAAATTGGAGTTAACCCGCGTCGTCCTCCCGTTCTATGGTGTGACAACCTTGGAGCGACTTACCTATCATCCAATCCTGTGTTTCACGCTCGAACAAAACACATTGAAGTGGATTTCCATTTTGTTCGAGAGAGAGTGTCCAAGAAGCTTTTACGGATCCGGTTCATTTCATCAAAGGATCGGATAGTCGATATCTTCACGAAGCCTCTCCCATTGCCGGCGTTTCGAGCTTGTCGACGCAATCTCAACCTTATTGAAAGTGgctgagattgagggagggtatTAAACGTAACATAACTTGTAACATAGTTTGTAGCTAGATAAGCTCGAATCCTAACTAGTTTGTTAGGTTGTTACGTTGTGCTTATCTCTGTACTTGTAACGCAAGACATGTTGATATAAATAGATTGAGGAGGCCGGCCGGTTTGAGCTGTGCTACTCCATCCCAAAAACCCTATCTCTTGTTTGTTTTATATTGTCTTCGGTGGAACTTTACATCACGGCGTCACCCTATCTATACCGTCACGGGAAGAAAACGTCACCCTGCCTGTATCGTCCCAGAAAAAAGAACCGTCACCTTACAAGTCCAGTCATTTTTCCCGAACAAATGAAAAAGTGTGGCAGGGCGCAGGGCGGTTGGGCGGGTGACCTAGCCCTGCACGGCcctaagggcatgagcaatggaggcagctgtccaactaggattggataaaacttttgacatatacatgccatgttatggtcctattaatatgtctttctctcaaaagctgatttggtttttctctttctctctcacattttctactttatggctgaagaggttgcctcctgatgaagaggctgcctcctcatccgaacctactttggaccacccgaacctagttaaaggtgtgaggcaacacccctagggctatgcattgggcatgccctaaacTAGCCCGCAATCCGCTACGGGCcaacccggcgccgccgctcACTCACTCCGATAAAATCCCCTCCACACCCACAAAAAAGGTCAATCGACTCACACTGCGCTAACCCCGCTCCTCCCCTCCCCCATGGACATCCACGCCGCTCCACCGCCTTCCATTCCGGCCTCCTCccacgcccctcctcctcctcctcctcctcccgccgacgccgacgccgactgcGACGCCACCCTCCCAGTAGATCTCCTCCTCGAGATCGCCGCGCGCTCGGACGTCGTCAGCGTCGTGCGCTGCGCGGCCACCAACAAGCCGCTCCGCCGCGCCATCCTCGACCGCGGCTTCCGCCGCCTGCTCTCCCACCGCGCGGCCTCAACCGCCGGCTTCGACCCGGCCCTCCTCCGCGGGGTCTCCTACCGGCTCGAGGACAGCGAGGCGGCGCGCCCCGTGCGGGTGGTCCAGCCCATCCCACCCACCGAGCCCTCCCTCGTCCGCTTCGACGAGCCCCTCGTCTTCGAGCCCGTGGCCTCCCGCGACGGCCTCGTCGtgctccgccgcctccgcccgcgcCCGCTCTTCGGGCAGTCCCTCGAGGAGGGCCCGCCCGGGAGCGTGCTCCGCGTCGTCAACAGCGTCACGGGCGAGACCTCCGTCCTCCCCTCCGTCTCCATCCGCGACTACCGCAAGCACGCGCTCATCAGCGTCGAGGACCGCGGCCGCTCCTTCGAGCTGCTCGTCGCGGACGAGCGCCTGCGCACCCAGATCTACTCCTCCCGGGACGGCGCCTGGAGCCCCGTGCGCCCCATCCACCTCCACCGAGGCTCCCGCCCCTTCCACGACTCCTGCCCGT contains:
- the LOC124697565 gene encoding uncharacterized protein LOC124697565, yielding PADADADCDATLPVDLLLEIAARSDVVSVVRCAATNKPLRRAILDRGFRRLLSHRAASTAGFDPALLRGVSYRLEDSEAARPVRVVQPIPPTEPSLVRFDEPLVFEPVASRDGLVVLRRLRPRPLFGQSLEEGPPGSVLRVVNSVTGETSVLPSVSIRDYRKHALISVEDRGRSFELLVADERLRTQIYSSRDGAWSPVRPIHLHRGSRPFHDSCPLVIGRTVHWLCNPEPLPPGRHLSGPEPYIVAMDVDTLQATVIDLPRGCTSRMTASMSHRGLLLAATVDGKLLVVVSETQVISMWTLSPPTEEDPTLPGTWRRQVLIDKQDWGVHSSVQFEGFGQRSGTAILYIGRVGLIRLNVATKEAHVVFYRTETAYVSQVCLHEINLSSLLQAMKPLS